From a single Brassica rapa cultivar Chiifu-401-42 chromosome A01, CAAS_Brap_v3.01, whole genome shotgun sequence genomic region:
- the LOC103870340 gene encoding 60S ribosomal protein L8-3: protein MGRVIRAQRKGAGSVFKSHTHHRKGPAKFRSLDFGERNGYLKGVVTEIIHDPGRGAPLARVSFRHPFRYKKQKELFVAAEGMYTGQFLYCGKKATLVVGNVLPLRSIPEGAVVCNVEHHVGDRGVLARASGDYAIVISHNPDNDTTRVKLPSGSKKIVPSGCRAMIGQVAGGGRTEKPMLKAGNAYHKYRVKRNCWPKVRGVAMNPVEHPHGGGNHQHIGHASTVRRDAPPGQKVGLIAARRTGRLRGQAAALASKQE, encoded by the exons atgGGTCGTGTCATCAGAGCTCAACGTAAGGGAGCAGGCTCCGTCTTCAAGTCCCACACTCACCACCGCAAGGGCCCCGCCAAGTTCAGGAGCCTCGACTTCGGCGAGAGAAATGGTTACCTCAAGGGTGTCGTCACGGAGATCATCCACGATCCAGGTCGCGGTGCTCCGTTAGCTCGCGTCTCCTTCCGTCATCCTTTCCGTTACAAGAAGCAGAAGGAGCTCTTCGTCGCCGCCGAGGGTATGTACACGGGACAGTTCTTGTACTGCGGTAAGAAGGCGACTCTCGTTGTCGGAAATGTTCTGCCTCTCAGATCTATCCCCGAGGGAGCTGTTGTCTGCAACGTCGAGCACCATGTTGGTGATCGTGGTGTGCTCGCTAGGGCTTCTGGTGATTACGCTATTGTTATCTCTCACAACCCTGACAACGACACGACCAG GGTTAAGTTGCCATCTGGATCGAAGAAGATTGTCCCAAGTGGATGCAGGGCCATGATTGGTCAAGTCGCTGGTGGTGGGAGAACTGAGAAGCCGATGCTCAAGGCGGGTAACGCGTACCACAAGTACCGTGTGAAGAGGAACTGCTGGCCTAAGGTTCGTGGTGTGGCTATGAACCCTGTTGAGCATCCCCACGGAGGAGGTAACCATCAACATATTGGTCACGCCAGTACCGTTCGTCGTGATGCACCACCTGGGCAAAAGGTTGGTCTTATTGCTGCAAGGAGGACTGGTCGTCTCAGAGGTCAAGCTGCTGCTCTTGCCTCCAAGCAAGAATAA
- the LOC103870499 gene encoding filament-like plant protein 5, which yields MDGRSWPWKKKSTTEKPVVGNESTNVSSLSYLASLENQEKCKNTNYVQITMDSYTHLSKMEDQVKLFESQVKDLSEKLITAQSELNTKECLILQHAKVAEEAVSGWEKADAETLALKRQLESVTLLKLTAEDRASHLDDALKECTRQIRTVKDESEQKLQAVVLAKTIHWDKIKAQLEGKIEELNQGLHRAASDNASLTRTLQERSEMIVRIREEKSKAEAEVEKLKTNIHLAEKEISSLKYDVHVASKEVEIRNEEKNMSLKSAENANRQYLEGVKKIAKLEGECQRLRGLLRKKLPGPGAMAQMKLEVESLGHELTDHKWEEFKRENVNLTKRTVEMEEEIQTLKELLASKNNELNVSRNVCAKTLGKLKALEAQMHDQYHPPSVTSVSEDGFDEEGSSATSGDSHKVRKANTDGSSKPRVMSNRLELMDDFLEIEKLAANDSASKSCNSACSSKYSEKDDTAIDQLLTVLRSRISSVFESQEGISIEKVVEAMRLSIQEMLGSSSLKQLPSPLFEVADETHEKHVLSSQDKKVEDSESNPLEDTFAKTEDDSSCKSLLREVELEKEKIELELSRCLENLESTKAVLEEKEQIISEMKSQLTSSRDLQSLAETQLKCVTESYKTLELHAKELEANVKRLEEETERLETAFSTEKRGHEETLAKCKDLQEELQRNETCRKGSASKSQPDQEKDIASATEKLAACQETIHLLSQQLQSLQPQSNHIPNTQSPEKKIQHHKASEATPNSGQDDLPHDHNNIQPSHSFRHTVNPTVHAIIKSSSVSSSSREDGEKHTRGLGRFFSSKSKNNGR from the exons ATGGACGGTCGAAGTTGGCCATGGAAGAAAAAGTCCACGACCGAGAAACCGGTGGTTGGAAACGAGTCAACTAATGTCTCTTCTTTGTCCTACTTAGCCTCTCTAGAGAACCAG GAGAAGTGTAAGAACACAAACTATGTTCAGATAACTATGGATTCATACACGCATTTGAGTAAAATGGAGGATCAGGTCAAACTGTTTGAGAGTCAAGTTAAGGATCTTAGTGAAAAACTCATTACTGCACAATCAGAGTTAAACACTAAAGAATGTTTGATTCTTCAGCATGCCAAAGTCGCTGAAGAAGCTGTTTCAG GATGGGAGAAGGCTGATGCAGAGACTTTAGCACTCAAACGTCAACTTGAATCTGTAACACTCTTAAAGCTCACTGCTGAAGATCGAGCTTCACATTTAGATGATGCTCTAAAAGAGTGCACAAGACAGATAAGGACTGTGAAAGACGAGAGTGAACAGAAGCTGCAAGCTGTGGTTCTTGCTAAAACCATCCACTGGGACAAGATCAAAGCCCAACTCGAAGGAAAGATCGAAGAACTAAACCAAGGACTACACCGAGCAGCTTCTGACAATGCGTCACTCACAAGAACACTGCAAGAGCGGTCAGAGATGATAGTAAGGATCAGGGAGGAAAAGTCTAAAGCCGAAGCTGAGGTTGAGAAGTTAAAAACTAATATTCACTTAGCCGAGAAGGAGATCAGCTCGCTGAAGTACGACGTCCACGTGGCTTCTAAAGAAGTGGAGATCCGGAATGAGGAGAAGAACATGAGCTTGAAGTCGGCGGAGAACGCGAACAGACAGTATCTAGAAGGAGTGAAGAAGATTGCGAAGCTAGAAGGAGAGTGTCAGAGGCTGAGAGGGCTGCTAAGGAAGAAGCTCCCTGGTCCTGGTGCCATGGCTCAGATGAAGCTAGAAGTGGAAAGCTTAGGACATGAACTCACAGATCATAAGTGGGAAGAGTTCAAAAGAGAGAATGTTAATCTCACTAAACGTACAGTGGAGATGGAGGAGGAGATTCAGACACTTAAAGAGCTTCTAGCTTCTAAAAACAATGAGCTGAATGTTTCGAGAAACGTGTGCGCCAAGACTCTTGGTAAGCTTAAGGCTCTTGAAGCACAGATGCATGATCAGTATCATCCGCCTAGTGTCACCTCGGTGTCGGAAGATGGATTTGATGAAGAAGGAAGCTCAGCAACCTCAGGAGATTCTCATAAAGTGAGAAAAGCAAATACTGATGGCTCCTCGAAGCCTAGGGTGATGTCTAATAGGCTTGAGTTAATGGATGACTTCTTGGAGATTGAGAAGTTAGCAGCTAATGACTCAGCTTCAAAGTCTTGCAACAGCGCCTGTAGTAGTAAGTACAGTGAGAAGGATGATACAGCAATTGATCAGCTCTTAACGGTTCTGCGTTCAAGAATCAGTAGTGTATTTGAATCTCAAGAGGGAATTAGCATTGAGAAAGTAGTTGAAGCCATGAGACTCTCCATCCAAGAGATGCTAGGATCATCATCACTCAAACAGCTCCCAAGTCCTTTGTTTGAAGTTGCTGATGAAACTCATGAGAAACATGTTTTGTCATCTCAGGACAAAAAGGTTGAAGATTCAGAATCTAATCCACTAGAAGACACATTTGCTAAGACTGAGGATGATTCATCATGTAAGAGTTTGTTGAGGGAGGTAGAGTTGGAGAAAGAAAAGATTGAACTAGAATTATCAAGATGCTTGGAGAATCTTGAAAGTACAAAGGCTGTGTTGGAAGAGAAAGAGCAGATCATATCAGAGATGAAGTCGCAGCTTACTTCATCGAGAGACCTCCAAAGCTTGGCGGAAACTCAGCTCAAATGCGTGACGGAGTCATACAAAACGCTGGAACTCCATGCCAAAGAGTTAGAAGCTAATGTGAAAAGACTGGAAGAAGAGACAGAGAGACTTGAAACGGCGTTCTCCACAGAAAAGCGTGGACATGAGGAGACTCTAGCTAAGTGCAAAGACCTTCAAGAAGAACTGCAAAG GAATGAGACTTGCAGAAAGGGTTCAGCATCCAAAAGCCAACCTGATCAG GAGAAAGACATAGCATCTGCAACAGAGAAGCTTGCAGCTTGCCAAGAAACGATTCACTTACTCAGCCAACAGTTACAATCCTTGCAACCTCAGAGCAACCACATTCCCAATACTCAATCTCCTGAGAAGAAGATCCAACACCACAAAGCCTCAGAGGCAACACCAAACTCTGGACAAGATGATCTTCCTCATGATCATAATAACATTCAGCCATCTCACTCTTTTAGACACACGGTGAATCCAACTGTCCACGCGATCATCAAGTCTAGCTCGGTTTCTTCATCGTCTAGAGAAGATGGTGAGAAGCATACGCGTGGATTAGGCCGTTTCTTCTCATCTAAATCGAAGAACAATGGACGTTAG
- the LOC103870600 gene encoding protein SMALL AUXIN UP-REGULATED RNA 10, with protein sequence MAIKKSNKVAASQAATIKKLLKRCSSLGKKNQGNCYFSDVPKGHFPVYVGQQRSRYVVPIAWLAHPEFQTLLQLAEEEFGFEHEMGLTIPCDEAVFQSLISMFR encoded by the coding sequence ATGGCGATAAAGAAGTCGAACAAAGTGGCAGCGTCTCAAGCAGCAACTATAAAGAAACTCTTGAAGAGATGCTCAAGTCTTGGAAAGAAGAATCAAGGTAACTGCTACTTCAGCGACGTACCGAAAGGTCACTTCCCGGTCTATGTCGGTCAACAAAGAAGTCGTTACGTGGTCCCAATCGCATGGCTAGCTCATCCAGAGTTTCAGACACTCCTCCAACTAGCTGAGGAAGAGTTTGGATTTGAGCACGAGATGGGTCTCACTATCCCTTGTGATGAAGCCGTCTTTCAATCACTCATCTCCATGTTCAGATAG
- the LOC103870694 gene encoding oral-facial-digital syndrome 1 protein: MSTHDSSSREALEIEFGLLQVDYDLQAELLDRVKSAATSLHYLRSKATILAEEVELEDDGSVSEVDKDIISLLTFTRTSKNQDSLVVTEDGAMLQSIQMIADVLESLLRRVTAAESEASFQKERVIIGEEEIRRKTIQIENMSLRLEEMKQIVHENKDVLDETVEIIKKLVEDSRKDREKAVENEEELRRVKTEFESLRNYVNTSTNVVETLLSSERQFQTIEARLVAKSAQLEGEKAQKEVEVQKLMEENVKLTALLDNKEAQLQALNEQCKVMALNASNF; this comes from the exons ATGTCTACACATGATTCATCATCAAGAGAAGCCCTTGAGATAGAATTTGGTTTACTGCAAGTGGATTATGATTTACAAGCTGAGCTGCTGGATAGGGTCAAATCAGCTGCAACCAGCTTACACTATTTGAGGTCAAAAGCTACCATCTTGGCTGAAGAGGTAGAGCTAGAAGATGATGGTTCAGTTTCTGAAGTGGACAAGGACATCATCAGTCTTCTGACTTTTACTAGAACTAGCAAGAACCAAGACTCCTTGGTTGTTACAGAGGATGGAGCTATGCTCCAGTCCATACAGATGATTGCTGATGTGCTGGAGTCTCTTCTGAGGAGAGTCACCGCAGCAGAATCTGAAGCCTCGTTTCAAAAGGAGAGGGTGATTATCGGCGAGGAAGAGATTAGAAGGAAGACGATTCAAATCGAGAATATGTCATTGAGGTTAGAAGAGATGAAACAGATTGTACATGAGAATAAAGATGTTCTCGATGAAACAGTGGAGATAATTAAGAAACTGGTTGAAGATAGTAGGAAGGATAGAGAGAAAGCTGTTGAGAATGAAGAGGAGCTCCGTCGTGTGAAGACAGAGTTTGAGTCGCTTAGAAATTATGTTAATACTTCCACCAATGTTGTGGAAACACTTCTTTCATCGGAGAGGCAGTTCCAAACTATCGAAGCACG GCTGGTTGCTAAGTCTGCACAGCTGGAAGGCGAGAAGGCGCAGAAAGAGGTAGAAGTTCAAAAGCTGATGGAGGAGAACGTGAAGCTAACCGCTCTTCTTGACAATAAAGAAGCGCAGCTTCAAGCCTTGAATGAACAATGCAAAGTCATGGCTTTGAATGCTTCAAACTTCTGA
- the LOC103870848 gene encoding RNA demethylase ALKBH9B: MEPVDNDLFLRKYQPSDIKIASEFLTTWLPFLSRDLCSDCVHVLSRRIRSLDSEHSCNTTETVSRDDKPVYDHNLEDDRFINASETASPKMSWDDMTQEDGFNEEEEQKVREDTTKTPQKRKLSRDEREQFRFVNVKRMKVFSCYEKVKGRRVDILEGLELHTGVFSAAEQKRIVDYVYELQEKGRKGELQERTFTAPHKWMRGKGRVTIQFGCCYNYATDKAGNPPGILQHGAVDPIPLLFKVIIRRLVGWHVLPPTCVPDSCIVNIYDEGDCIPPHIDNHDFLRPFCTVSFLSECDILFGSNLKIEGPGEFSGSYSLPLPVGSVLVLKGNGADVAKHCVPAVPQKRISITFRKMDESKRPVGFTPDLDLQGIKPLPYEQTTLNTPPAVAAIRPSRWGNDQNGGNYNSRGGGQRKHRESSRGYHHSESRERSPTSRRRGSSRHSPNTAYRPKVHSNNTSSDNV; this comes from the exons ATGGAGCCAGTCGACAACGACCTTTTCCTACGCAAGTATCAGCCATCGGATATCAAGATCGCTTCGGAGTTTCTAACCACTTGGCTGCCTTTCTTATCTAGAGATCTCTGCTCAGACTGCGTCCATGTTCTCTCCCGTCGAATCCGTTCTCTAGATTCAG AACATTCTTGTAATACCACAGAGACTGTCTCTAGAGATGACAAACCGGTTTACGATCATAACCTAGAGGATGACCGGTTTATCAATGCTTCTGAGACGGCGAGTCCTAAAATGTCTTGGGATGATATGACACAAGAGGATGGGTTCAATGAGGAAGAAGAGCAGAAAGTGAGAGAAGACACGACGAAGACTCCTCAGAAGCGTAAGTTGTCTAGGGATGAAAGAGAGCAGTTTCGGTTTGTGAACGTGAAGAGGATGAAAGTGTTTAGCTGTTACGAGAAAGTTAAAGGGAGACGAGTTGATATCCTCGAGGGGCTTGAGTTGCATACCGGTGTTTTCAGCGCCGCGGAGCAGAAAAGGATTGTTGATTATGTCTATGAGCTACAAGAGAAGGGTCGCAAAGGAGAACTTCAAG AACGTACTTTCACTGCTCCGCATAAGTGGATGAGAGGCAAAGGAAGAGTTACTATTCAATTCGGATGTTGTTACAACTACGCAACA GACAAAGCGGGAAACCCACCAGGGATCCTTCAACACGGAGCTGTTGATCCAATACCATTACTTTTCAAAGTAATAATCAGAAGGTTGGTAGGGTGGCATGTGCTTCCTCCAACGTGTGTACCTGATAGTTGTATCGTCAATATATACGACGAAGGGGATTGTATACCTCCTCATATCGACAACCACGACTTCCTACGACCTTTCTGCACAGTCTCATTCCTCAGTGAGTGCGATATACTGTTTGGATCAAACCTTAAAATCGAAGGACCTGGTGAATTCTCTGGTTCTTACTCGTTACCGCTTCCTGTCGG ATCAGTTCTAGTGCTAAAGGGTAATGGTGCCGATGTAGCTAAGCATTGTGTACCTGCGGTTCCTCAGAAGAG GATATCGATCACGTTTAGGAAAATGGACGAGTCGAAAAGACCAGTTGGGTTCACTCCTGATCTCGATCTGCAAGGGATCAAGCCGTTGCCGTACGAACAGACCACACTAAATACTCCTCCTGCTGTTGCAGCCATTAGACCTTCAAGATGGGGCAACGACCAAAATGGTGGTAACTACAACAGTCGAGGAGGTGGTCAACGCAAGCATCGCGAGTCGAGTAGAGGTTATCATCATTCCGAGAGTCGAGAGCGGTCGCCAACAAGCAGAAGAAGAGGAAGTTCACGACACTCTCCTAATACAGCTTATAGACCCAAGGTTCATAGTAATAATACTAGCTCCGACAATGTTTGA